A stretch of Fusarium poae strain DAOMC 252244 chromosome 2, whole genome shotgun sequence DNA encodes these proteins:
- a CDS encoding hypothetical protein (SECRETED:SignalP(1-27)~TransMembrane:1 (n8-18c27/28o60-81i)~BUSCO:36547at5125), with amino-acid sequence MLQDGARLFLLSGLLLLLQHLPLLASAQPGPLLSSVLEARDTDKPIPGGPVDTTYLPAQIGGIIGAYAVSLVLVAITLLALSKKRREHIAAGLDDADFVVRKDIVSPDFPQGIPTSLNIITDTSFVKPGFPDLQEGVSPWIHPSPNSSIGAPGTNPFVDPRVVEVDRVMAQSQLEDMYKHVLEHEDAKKRGLVYDVPLPPTAAHHQPRPSASGSALSLKSSVSSPSKKEKTKPATLNLSASREEKTQSRTSSFLSALRSPKKKAMKGMSISSPLMTPQTGEFPRQEYQEMNSIPPRQYAPAAPPPVPTNQVPYGSPTVPAKTHAALPTPDISPESVLSIDERIGNQLPPPGHHRQVSYAPSERDPESATSEHSQVPLVGLPSSPKPGARFPSLPSLPASPKPGQTFQRANAPTAVRTGGSLPLRAYEPALASPNTIAQTTKQTVFERKGPLSPSGAMTPHTAGAVPYSPYQPFTPCMPVTPSLITKEDRKRMRRMVPKTPTLEMVQSSDDVW; translated from the coding sequence ATGCTTCAAGACGGTGCTCGCTTGTTTCTTCTGTCCGGTctgctactactactacaaCACTTGCCTCTCCTTGCATCTGCTCAACCTGGACCTCTTCTATCCTCGGTGCTCGAAGCTCGGGACACAGACAAGCCTATACCAGGAGGACCTGTAGACACAACATATCTACCCGCTCAGATCGGTGGTATAATCGGAGCATACGCTGTATCATTGGTGCTGGTCGCCATAACATTGCTTGCTCTATCCAAGAAGCGTCGCGAGCATATAGCAGCTGGCCTCGACGACGCCGACTTTGTTGTGCGCAAAGATATAGTCAGCCCCGACTTTCCTCAGGGAATACCCACGTCTCTGAACATCATCACCGATACTTCATTCGTCAAGCCAGGTTTTCCGGATTTGCAAGAAGGCGTTAGCCCGTGGATTCACCCATCACCAAACTCGAGCATCGGAGCACCAGGAACAAACCCTTTCGTGGACCCTCGCGTTGTCGAAGTAGACAGAGTCATGGCTCAATCACAGCTTGAAGATATGTACAAGCATGTACTGGAGCATGAGGATGCAAAGAAGCGAGGACTCGTCTACGAcgttcctcttcctcctacCGCTGCTCACCACCAACCACGCCCTTCAGCCTCTGGGTCAGCCCTGTCCTTGAAGTCTTCGGTGTCGTCGCCAtcaaagaaggaaaagacgAAGCCGGCTACGCTCAACCTTTCGGCCTCTCGTGAAGAAAAGACCCAGTCAAGGACCTCTTCGTTTCTCTCAGCTCTCCGATctcccaagaagaaggcgatgAAGGGTATGAGCATCTCATCACCTCTCATGACCCCTCAGACCGGCGAATTCCCCCGTCAAGAATACCAAGAGATGAACTCGATTCCTCCCCGACAATATGCCCCAGCCGCTCCGCCTCCGGTCCCTACCAACCAGGTCCCATACGGATCTCCGACTGTCCCAGCCAAGACCCATGCGGCCCTCCCAACCCCGGATATCTCGCCTGAGAGTGTTTTGAGTATCGATGAGCGCATCGGAAACCAGCTGCCTCCTCCTGGTCACCACCGACAGGTATCATACGCACCCTCGGAGCGTGACCCTGAATCGGCCACTTCGGAGCACTCACAGGTGCCGCTGGTCGGTCTGCCATCGTCCCCCAAGCCCGGTGCACGATTCCCATCTCTTCCGTCTCTCCCCGCGTCACCCAAGCCTGGTCAAACCTTCCAACGTGCCAACGCACCCACAGCTGTCCGCACAGGCGGTTCTCTGCCCTTGCGTGCCTACGAGCCGGCGCTGGCGTCGCCCAACACCATTGCCCAGACTACCAAGCAGACCGTGTTTGAGAGGAAGGGACCGCTATCGCCCAGCGGAGCAATGACTCCTCACACAGCTGGTGCAGTGCCATACTCGCCCTACCAGCCCTTCACGCCATGCATGCCAGTGACACCGTCACTCATCACCAAGGAGGACCGAAAGAGGATGAGACGTATGGTGCCCAAGACACCGACGCTGGAGATGGTGCAGAGCTCAGATGATGTATGGTAA
- a CDS encoding hypothetical protein (TransMembrane:7 (o12-30i42-61o97-115i127-149o169-196i208-231o243-264i)), protein MTASPFQTEAWIEYGLGTLVLFLRYFARWRTVGFKGWQGDDYFAVASLFFWTAELVMLELIGQSGTNIDVTDEMGANMTAAEMAKREFGSKCLLAGWNFYVTLIFCLKGVMLCLYSRMTFGLWQRKFVIWTQIGTVIAYLSVIAAIWGHCTPVHKNWQVYPNPGESCTLAVANYLTLVVFNVVTDVFIVSIPVPLLWAVKLSIKRKMLIGVLLCSGIFIIVATILRCVFSLKDIQGINTSTIWAIRETFVAIIAVNAAAIKPLFSASKWLVSSKGSSRDKGGSSYIHGHGHALATIGGSGISGAMSSNRPNKSKYMTQLDDNSSEEHIVGKSDFMGYSNKGEVQAGSTMSGRSDTRDGIMVTRTYEVTPVKSTLDV, encoded by the exons ATGACAGCCTCTCCCTTTCAGACAGAAGCTTGGATAGAATACGGTCTTGGTACTCTGGTCCTTTTTCTTCGTTACTTTGCAAGATGGAGAACCGTTGGTTTCAAAGGATGGCAAGGAGATGACtactttgctgttgcttcgTTATTCTTTTGGACG GCTGAATTGGTCATGCTAGAACTCATCGGTCAATCTGGAACCAACATCGACGTAACTGACGAGATGGGTGCCAACATGACAGCTGCAGAAATGGCCAAGCGAGAATTCGGCTCAAAATGTCTTCTGGCAGGATGGAACTTTTATGTTACTCTCATCTTTTGCTTAAAGGGAGTCATGCTTTGTCTATACAGCCGCATGAC GTTTGGCCTTTGGCAGAGAAAGTTTGTCATCTGGACACAAATCGGTACCGTCATCGCTTATCTCAGTGTTATTGCTGCGATTTGGGGCCATTGCACTCCTGTTCATAAGAATTGGCAGGTTTATCCCAACCCAGGTG AATCCTGCACACTCGCCGTTGCCAATTACCTTACCCTGGTCGTGTTCAATGTTGT AACCGATGTCTTTATCGTTTCTATTCCCGTCCCTCTATTGTGGGCAGTCAAGCTCAGCATCAAGCGAAAGATGTTGATCGGAGTTCTCCTTTGTTCtggtatttttattattgtCGCAACAATTCTTCGCTGCGTCTTTTCTCTAAA GGATATTCAGGGTATCAACACATCGACCATCTGGGCCATCCGAGAAACCTTTGTCGCCATCATCGCCGTCAACGCCGCCGCAATCAAGCCCCTCTTCTCCGCCTCCAAGTGGCTCGTCTCTAGCAAGGGTAGCAGTCGCGACAAGGGAGGCAGCAGCTACATCCACGGGCACGGCCACGCTCTGGCAACCATCGGAGGCTCTGGCATCTCAGGCGCCATGTCTTCCAACCGACCCAACAAGTCAAAGTACATGACACAACTGGACGACAACTCGAGCGAGGAGCACATCGTCGGCAAGTCCGATTTTATGGGTTACAGTAACAAGGGCGAGGTTCAAGCTGGAAGCACGATGAGCGGACGTAGCGACACTCGTGATGGTATCATGGTTACTCGAACATACGAAGTTACACCTGTAAAGTCGACTTTGGACGTTTAA
- a CDS encoding hypothetical protein (BUSCO:7956at5125) has product MSSTTQDTILQSLNEAQRRAVTSTASTVAILAGPGSGKTHTLTSRVVWLIQNVGYRPSDVVVATFTVKAAREMKERIGKTLGEECEKKIVLGTFHSIARRYLSIYGNRIGLDSKFGIADDGDSRAIIQRICKRLELNIEPYHAKSWISKEKAKGPNAMAPPPTQKGRKENPALRTCFQEYQAQLKRSNLLDYDDLLVKCVELLRDHPACVSNVQTVLIDEYQDTNGIQYELMKLFAQAKQRITIVGDPDQSIYGWRSAEVKNLFRLLREYPNTDEISLEENYRSSQSILDVSLTVIQQDKKRYKKVLLPVHTKGARPVLRTLKSSSAEGEWIVSEIKRVVMMFGDMLKFEDVAILLRSAALSRHIESALGKAGVAYRMIGGHKFYERKEIKVLIDYLRVVSQPDNNDALARIINVPRRGIGEATVKSLIEEAEQSDMSLWTLILKHCRGNRKAKANIRPKMEQKLNTELIRTITSLQKEASQISQSSPVTLVNLIEQLLTHLDFKKYLEEEYTEEHEQRWANVQEFINLVSDFMKDFGAPDEDALPEIDNLDQVKDDDMLGRFLANVSLASDAQNKGNTTEQKSLVTISTIHAAKGLEWPVVFVPSVYTGSIPHSRSEDTDEERRLLYVAMTRAQALLYLSCPLYGTQGMSSKVELSPFVAPFASKEFAKKGPSFDRAVVEGVAKILGRDAPSEKTVFGKLPPMFSVEDDKFPTDPIDPKNVERYDEESGPQHPRAPKRQRVSNPTTSYNESDELPWQREYATTMEQSSDFTVAALPGFTTAGAHRVALDAAAAAAPQPTSSKPGTKKGSTKRGVGQKSMLGWLNQGPNAPKPPPEPQPQPQSRSLAQARYQSALSRQNSRLPSLPEPKKPLIDPELAEHKLPSARPLAKPNVPKINDGGPQKAYSCFSSSPPRSPPKREPEEAEQEVLPNKPASTLHATTFMSVRPNGGVRRPVGLGPAPTMDRLRKPFKPLTMNRPQRPSG; this is encoded by the coding sequence ATGTCCTCAACTACACAAGATACGATTCTTCAATCGCTGAACGAGGCGCAACGCCGCGCTGTGACTTCAACCGCATCAACCGTTGCAATCCTCGCCGGTCCTGGAAGTGGGAAAACCCATACCCTAACATCGCGAGTAGTATGGCTTATCCAGAACGTTGGCTACCGTCCTTCCGATGTTGTCGTCGCAACCTTTACCGTCAAAGCCGCCAGGGAGATGAAAGAGCGAATCGGGAAAACACTAGGCGAAGAATGTGAAAAGAAGATTGTGCTTGGAACATTTCACTCGATCGCTCGAAGATATCTGTCAATATACGGGAACCGAATCGGATTGGACTCCAAATTCGGCATCGCAGACGATGGAGACTCCAGAGCAATTATCCAGAGAATCTGCAAAAGGCTGGAACTTAATATCGAACCATACCACGCCAAATCATGGATCAGCAAAGAGAAGGCGAAAGGTCCAAATGCCATGGCGCCACCTCCAACACAGAAAGGCAGAAAAGAGAACCCAGCATTGAGGACATGCTTCCAGGAATACCAGGCTCAGCTCAAAAGATCGAATCTGCTGGACTACGATGATCTCCTGGTCAAATGCGTCGAATTGCTCCGAGACCACCCGGCCTGCGTATCCAACGTCCAGACTGTCCTTATTGACGAGTATCAAGATACCAATGGCATTCAATACGAACTAATGAAACTCTTTGCCCAAGCAAAACAACGAATAACGATCGTTGGCGACCCCGATCAGAGTATCTATGGCTGGCGATCAGCCGAAGTAAAAAACCTCTTCCGTTTACTGCGAGAATACCCCAACACAGATGAAATATCACTGGAAGAAAATTATCGTTCTTCACAGTCCATCCTTGATGTATCACTTACTGTCATTCAGCAAGACAAGAAGCGATACAAGAAAGTTCTGCTGCCGGTCCACACTAAGGGAGCGCGACCGGTACTCAGGACATTGAAAAGCTCGTCTGCTGAAGGCGAATGGATTGTTTCAGAGATCAAGCGAGTGGTCATGATGTTTGGAGACATGCTCAAGTTTGAGGATGTCGCAATCCTCTTGAGATCTGCTGCCCTTTCCCGACACATCGAATCAGCCCTAGGAAAAGCTGGTGTTGCATACCGAATGATCGGAGGACACAAATTCTACGAACGGAAGGAGATTAAAGTGTTGATAGACTATCTCCGGGTAGTCAGCCAGCCTGACAACAATGATGCGCTTGCCAGGATCATTAATGTACCTCGACGAGGTATCGGAGAGGCAACGGTCAAGTCACTTATCGAAGAAGCAGAGCAGTCCGACATGAGTCTCTGGACCTTGATTCTGAAACACTGCAGAGGCAATCGGAAAGCCAAAGCTAACATCAGACCTAAAATGGAGCAAAAACTCAATACGGAACTCATCCGTACCATTACGAGTCTACAAAAAGAAGCCAGTCAAATCAGCCAGAGTAGCCCTGTTACGCTGGTTAACTTGATCGAACAATTGTTGACCCACCTCGATTTCAAGAAGTATTTGGAGGAAGAATATACAGAAGAGCACGAACAACGATGGGCCAACGTCCAGGAATTCATCAATTTAGTTAGCGATTTCATGAAAGACTTTGGTGCACCAGACGAAGACGCACTTCCGGAAATTGACAACTTGGATCAGGTtaaggacgacgacatgcTGGGCCGTTTTCTGGCCAACGTGTCGCTGGCGTCGGATGCGCAGAACAAGGGCAACACAACAGAACAGAAATCTCTGGTCACAATCTCGACAATTCACGCCGCGAAGGGGCTAGAATGGCCAGTCGTCTTTGTACCATCTGTTTACACAGGATCAATCCCTCACTCAAGATCCGAAGACACAGACGAGGAACGACGCCTTTTGTACGTGGCAATGACACGAGCGCAAGCACTGCTGTATCTAAGCTGTCCCCTCTACGGCACCCAGGGAATGAGCAGCAAAGTCGAGCTTTCGCCGTTTGTGGCACCATTTGCGTCCAAGGAGTTTGCCAAAAAAGGTCCATCATTCGATCGAGCAGTTGTAGAAGGTGTTGCGAAAATTCTTGGCCGAGACGCTCCATCTGAGAAGACAGTTTTTGGAAAGCTCCCACCGATGTTCTCGGTCGAAGACGATAAGTTCCCAACCGATCCTATCGACCCCAAGAATGTCGAAAGGTATGATGAAGAATCCGGCCCACAGCATCCTCGCGCACCGAAGCGGCAGCGTGTCTCAAACCCTACCACTTCCTATAATGAATCAGATGAGCTTCCCTGGCAGAGAGAATATGCTACAACAATGGAGCAGTCATCTGATTTCACAGTCGCTGCCTTGCCAGGTTTCACAACCGCTGGGGCCCACAGAGTCGCGCTTGATGCCGCAGCAGCAGCTGCACCGCAACCGACAAGTTCAAAACCAGGCACAAAGAAGGGATCAACCAAACGAGGTGTTGGGCAGAAAAGTATGCTTGGATGGCTCAATCAAGGACCAAACGCCCCTAAACCTCCACCTGAGCCGCAACCACAACCGCAGAGTAGGTCTCTTGCGCAGGCTCGGTATCAATCCGCTTTGTCGCGACAGAATAGCAGGTTACCCTCCCTACCTGAGCCGAAAAAGCCATTGATTGACCCCGAATTGGCGGAACACAAATTACCATCTGCACGACCTCTAGCGAAACCTAATGTACCCAAGATTAATGACGGCGGTCCCCAGAAAGCCTATTCGTGCTTCTCTAGTTCACCTCCACGATCTCCACCGAAAAGAGAACCCGAAGAAGCTGAGCAAGAAGTCCTGCCTAATAAGCCTGCTTCAACTCTTCATGCGACAACGTTTATGTCGGTCAGGCCGAATGGTGGTGTCAGACGGCCAGTTGGGCTAGGACCGGCACCAACGATGGACCGATTGAGAAAACCGTTCAAACCGCTGACGATGAATCGACCGCAACGGCCGAGCGGTTGA
- a CDS encoding hypothetical protein (TransMembrane:2 (o429-447i490-508o)~BUSCO:5814at5125) has protein sequence MPGSHFSDLADQDTNGLYTVPDPNMGFIDDLSGVKSGPSSASLPNSSSRPQTQQQYYDGVWQFTGTPPYDSYDPSSSAPPTQANYPTTAWFNLGQDQQNPQQLPVSTGIDGLPATTFSPESLYAASGPSLGQGNFPNNLALQQPPIISNLTPALQEKLRNIAMPPHLQYQSPKSASSPDSANGELSRRGLLSSPDPADGSSKASRKRKSSADPEDDDDEDDGDQPVKKTAHNMIEKRYRTNLNDKIAALRDSVPSLRIMTKSARGEDTTEDREELHGLTPAHKLNKATVLSKATEYIRHLEKRNNRLLDENGAMQARIAAFEKLFMAGAMNGAISPLQQPPTPIQYAQDAQQFGNSPMGASQDGNAQPGGMIQVPDDMKRIISAQMAAGQPYPVPQQQYRGGNPALIRQQQIQQQQQIQQNRWNNTGPYFGKLMVGSLAGLMILEAVRENEITNEKPEGRGLYAVPLQLLKTASSSLDFSVRGYHIHTSLRVILFLGTFLWVFVPSLFSQTQQNHKKPQAGVLRAAPSLASPIHVRRKAWLTAIQTVWVPRHNFFLEVAALILKTLKLSLRNAIGIHGYQYLTGLTQEQETARVQAWSIAIDSQLAGGDVEINKRRLVLTFLASGTLPDTPARLMLKALHIRVLLWGLSQNRLHLGASNIIASKLARAKWNEARQLNRVLTQLHRGSAEQHDDDLPEHLALLVEQDCDEVLNDDVIQRAHNLAFNAETDYNVTAPMDGMDAVVEDTAVGSPLDAVAAWWSTQMLHRTLIATMEKDEETLSTKVEDIELSIKVAPLGSTAQARAIVARAVLIDKARGANIASALQSMGNEKVDALLSNSICVVDSSFQASTSDFRLALRCAMAIAHLRRVECTPGSTHQGLRMIDSVMTRGSVSQLSLLGCTAALQLMEELYEKKAAAETFNSSLERLSGGLRLWMGGAPGEKCGVASEVREKVVNRCLTITKSMVGMDSDTGYGSLDECEDDGC, from the exons ATGCCTGGCTCTCACTTCTCTGACCTGGCCGACCAGGACACCAACGGTCTTTATACTGTCCCTGATCCTAATATGGGCTTTATTGATGATCTCTCCGGTGTAAAATCTGGCCCCTCTTCGGCCTCCCTGCCCAACAGTTCTTCCCGTCCCCAGACCCAGCAGCAATACTACGACGGTGTATGGCAGTTCACCGGCACACCCCCTTACGACTCGTACGATCCTTCAAGTAGTGCTCCTCCCACTCAAGCCAACTACCCGACCACTGCCTGGTTTAACCTTGGTCAGGATCAGCAGAATCCTCAACAGCTGCCCGTCTCTACTGGAATCGACGGCCTTCCGGCAACCACCTTCAGCCCCGAATCCCTCTACGCCGCTTCTGGACCATCCCTAGGACAAGGCAACTTCCCAAATAATCTCGCTCTTCAGCAGCCGCCAATTATTAGCAATCTTACTCCTGCGCTGCAGGAGAAGCTACGCAACATCGCCATGCCGCCTCATCTCCAATATCAATCTCCAAAGAGCGCCTCCAGCCCCGACTCAGCAAACGGCGAGCTTTCTAGAAGAGGTCTCCTCTCGTCGCCTGACCCTGCCGATGGATCTTCGAAAGCGTCCCGAAAGCGCAAGTCTTCCGCCGACCctgaggatgacgatgatgaagatgacggcgATCAACCGGTGAAGAAGACGGCTCACAATATGATTGAGAAGCGATACCGAACCAACCTGAACGACAAGATTGCCGCCTTGAGAGACAGCGTCCCGAGTCTTCGCATCATGACCAAGAGCGCGCGCGGCGAAGATACTACCGAGGATCGCGAGGAGCTTCACGGTTTGACTCCGGCCCACAAGTTGAACAAGGCTACC GTTTTGAGTAAAGCAACTGAGTATATTCGACATCTCGAGAAGCGAAACAATCGATTGCTTGATGAAAATGGTGCCATGCAAGCCCGAATTGCTGCCTTTGAGAAATTGTTTATGGCTGGTGCTATGAATGGAGCCATCAGCCCTCTCCAGCAACCACCCACGCCTATTCAGTATGCTCAAGACGCTCAACAATTTGGAAACTCGCCCATGGGTGCGTCGCAGGACGGCAACGCGCAGCCTGGTGGTATGATTCAAGTTCCCGACGACATGAAGAGAATCATTTCAGCACAGATGGCTGCTGGTCAACCATATCCCgttcctcaacaacaatacAGAGGTGGCAACCCTGCACTCATCAGACAGCAACAGattcaacagcaacaacaaatcCAGCAAAATAGATGGAACAATACCGGCCCTTACTTTGGTAAACTGATGGTCGGATCATTGGCTGGTCTCATGATCCTGGAGGCAGTTCGTGAAAATGAGATCACCAACGAGAAGCCTGAAGGCCGTGGTCTATACGCTGTGCCTCTGCAACTTCTCAAGACTGCATCGTCTAGCCTTGACTTTAGTGTTAGAGGTTATCATATCCATACCTCCCTCCGAGTTATTCTTTTCCTTGGAACATTCCTTTGGGTGTTTGTTCCGTCTCTTTTCTCACAAACACAGCAAAATCACAAGAAGCCGCAAGCTGGTGTTCTTCGGGCCGCACCATCACTCGCGTCACCGATCCATGTCCGCCGAAAAGCCTGGCTCACTGCCATCCAAACAGTCTGGGTTCCTCGCCACAACTTTTTCCTCGAGGTCGCAGCTCTTATCCTGAAGACTCTCAAACTCAGCCTTCGCAACGCCATTGGAATTCACGGTTATCAATACCTTACCGGGTTGACACAAGAGCAGGAGACTGCCCGAGTCCAGGCCTGGAGTATTGCTATCGACTCGCAGTTGGCTGGTGGCGATGTTGAGATAAACAAGAGACGTCTTGTTCTTACTTTCCTTGCTTCCGGTACCCTTCCCGACACACCCGCTAGACTCATGCTCAAGGCACTTCACATCCGCGTTCTTCTTTGGGGTCTCAGCCAAAACCGACTTCACCTTGGAGCAAGTAACATCATCGCTTCCAAGCTTGCCCGAGCGAAGTGGAACGAGGCTCGCCAATTGAACCGTGTTCTCACACAACTCCACCGCGGATCCGCCGAGCAACATGACGACGACCTTCCCGAGCACCTTGCCTTGCTGGTTGAGCAAGACTGCGACGAAGTGCTCAACGACGATGTTATCCAGCGCGCGCACAACCTTGCCTTTAATGCCGAAACCGACTACAATGTTACAGCCCCTATGGATGGTATGGATGCAGTCGTCGAAGACACGGCTGTTGGGTCACCTCTCGATGCTGTCGCAGCTTGGTGGTCAACTCAAATGCTGCACCGAACCTTGATCGCCACGATGGAAAAGGATGAAGAGACTCTAAGCACCAAGGTCGAAGACATTGAACTCTCCATCAAGGTCGCACCCCTGGGATCTACCGCTCAGGCTCGTGCCATCGTAGCACGCGCAGTCCTGATTGACAAGGCACGTGGCGCTAACATCGCCTCCGCCCTGCAGTCAATGGGCAACGAAAAGGTTGACGCTCTTTTGAGCAATTCCATTTGCGTTGTTGATTCCAGCTTCCAAGCCTCCACCTCCGATTTCCGACTCGCCCTCCGTTGTGCTATGGCAATTGCCCACCTCCGCCGTGTCGAATGCACCCCCGGAAGCACCCACCAGGGCCTCCGAATGATCGATTCAGTCATGACACGCGGCAGTGTCTCCCAGTTGTCTCTTCTCGGATGCACCGCGGCCCTCCAGCTTATGGAAGAGCTCTACGAGAAAAAGGCTGCCGCCGAGACTTTCAACTCTTCTCTTGAGCGTCTGTCTGGTGGCCTTCGTCTATGGATGGGTGGCGCTCCTGGCGAGAAGTGCGGTGTTGCCTCGGAAGTGCGAGAGAAGGTTGTAAACCGGTGTCTTACTATCACCAAGAGTATGGTGGGAATGGATTCAGACACTGGTTACGGAAGTCTTGACGAATGTGAAGACGACGGATGTTAG
- a CDS encoding hypothetical protein (CAZy:AA3_2~CAZy:AA3~CAZy:AA3_3), producing the protein MAVPETTYDFIVCGGGTSGCVIAARLAEDPNVKVLVIEAGQHNEHLENVHMVGGWSQNFDKETDWNVVSTQGSGVNNRQVKLSRGKFLGGSSGCNGTLMVKGMKQDYDDWNLPGWSGDDMFKYMLKAEHFHTKDWFKETKGSHGYEGHVHTEPHDLAPISNMIADSMVSKGLPLDHDMFATGENPHGCGHSVRTVHQGLRTTSADFITKQKPRDNLHLMVETHVEKVLIEKDAQGELKATGVRAAKPDGTFVEFKASKEVIVSGGAYCSPNILNRSGIGAKDELEKHGITTLVDLPGVGKNLQDHLIVFMFYETEKEGLTTDSLLYHGDALSKALTQWKEEKKGPMTVFPFGIFAYARIDERLKDSEIWNSAPRKEGRDPMGLTPKQPQIEFFTTECYGGPKQYDQFPINGKHAFSMIAELFAPKSRGTVTLRNTEATAIPVVDCNYLSDPLDLEVLAEACAFGNEIIVEGAGTKDIVKGSWPADLVHHKHKTREDWKEYVKDNATTCYHASGTCAAGKKGDPKAVVDEKLQVHGVKGLRVADCSIMPTINNGHTQMPAYGIGEKAADMIKEAWA; encoded by the exons ATGGCTGTCCCGGAAACAACATATGACTTTATCGTCTGCGG TGGCGGTACATCCGGATGTGTTATTGCTGCACGTCTTGCTGAAGATCCCAATGTCAAAGTCCTCGTCATCGAGGCCGGCCAACACAATGAACATCTTGAGAACGTCCACATGGTTGGAGG ATGGTCTCAGAACTTTGACAAGGAGACTGATTGGAATGTCGTCTCTACACAAGGCTCTGGTGTCAACAACCGTCAAGTGAAGCTCAGTCGAGGCAAGTTCCTTGGCGGCTCTTCAGGATGCAATGGTACCTTGATGGTCAAGGGAATG AAACAAGATTATGATGACTGGAACCTCCCTGGCTGGAGCGGCGATGACATGTTCAAGTATATGCTCAAG GCTGAGCACTTTCACACAAAAGACTGGTTCAAGGAGACCAAGGGATCTCACGGTTATGAAGGCCATGTTCACACCGAACCTCATGACTTGGCTCCCATCTCCAACATGATCGCAGATTCCATGGTATCAAAGGGTCTTCCCCTGGATCACGACATGTTTGCCACTGGCGAAAACCCCCACGGATGCGGTCACTCAGTCAGAACAGTCCACCAAGGTCTCCGTACTACAAGTGCAGACTTTATCACCAAGCAAAAGCCCAGAGACAACCTCCACCTCATGGTCGAGACTCATGTTGAAAAGGTGCTTATTGAGAAGGATGCCCAGGGTGAGCTCAAGGCTACCGGTGTCCGAGCTGCCAAGCCTGATGGTACTTTCGTTGAGTTCAAGGCTTCCAAGGAAGTTATCGTCAGTGGAGGAGCTTACTGCTCGCCCAACATCCTTAACCGATCAGGCATTGGTGCCAAGGATGAGCTCGAGAAGCACGGTATTACTACCCTTGTTGACCTCCCAGGTGTCGGAAAGAACCTCCAGGATCATCTGATCGTCTTTATGTTCTACGAGACGGAAAAGGAGGGCCTCACAACTGACTCCCTACTTTACCACGGTGACGCTCTGTCAAAGGCCCTCACCCAATggaaggaggagaagaagggtcCCATGACTGTGTTCCCATTTGGTATCTTCGCTTACGCCCGAATCGACGAGCGTCTCAAGGACTCTGAGATCTGGAACTCTGCTCCCCGAAAGGAAGGCCGTGATCCTATGGGCCTGACTCCCAAGCAGCCCCAGATCGAGTTCTTCACTACTGAATGCTACGGTGGCCCTAAACAGTACGACCAATTCCCTATCAACGGAAAGCATGCATTCAGCATGATTGCTGAGCTCTTTGCTCCCAAGTCTCGCGGTACCGTGACCCTCCGCAACACCGAAGCGACAGCTATCCCCGTGGTGGACTGCAACTACCTCTCAGACCCTCTGGATCTCGAAGTCCTCGCCGAGGCGTGCGCATTCGGTAATGAGATCATCGTCGAGGGTGCTGGTACAAAGGACATTGTCAAGGGCTCGTGGCCTGCTGACCTGGTGCACCACAAGCACAAGACGCGCGAGGACTGGAAGGAGTACGTCAAGGACAACGCCACTACGTGCTACCACGCCAGCGGAACTTGCGCTGCTGGAAAGAAGGGCGACCCCAAGGCTGTCGTTGACGAGAAGCTTCAAGTTCACGGTGTTAAGGGGTTGAGAGTTGCTGATTGCTCCATCATGCCTACTATCAACAACGGACACACCCAGATGCCTGCTTATGGAATTGGTGAGAAGGCAGCCGATATGATTAAGGAGGCGTGGGCTTAG